One genomic region from Natrinema caseinilyticum encodes:
- a CDS encoding sensor histidine kinase yields MKTDHEQLVSKFSQTVGVEKAEAVVAASAETIGLERKEYYTPHELEDLCSVIADRYEGYIAIVAQEIRVHQQAQQRFEALLERISDPVVVVEFEGDEPIVTWLNPAFQETFGYGSRAIGTALSELIVPGDGPTSGIDHWLRSSENGQELRRKTADGDVRTFIFRPVTVTREGGRVEGYGIYVDITDRKRRERMLENQTEQLEQFASVVSHDLRNPLNVAQGHLILAREHAESSRVRDSLDSIEESHDRMSSLIDTLLTLARDGQRVEDPRPVWLSQAVTAAWSHVDTRDATLRTEALEEVAVAADESRLIQLLENLVRNSVEHGSSSPTVRIGLLRENTDPVGFYVEDDGPGIPDEARERIFTHGFSTQEDGTGFGLTIVQTIADAHDWTVTLADTDGGARFEVTAVEFRS; encoded by the coding sequence ATGAAAACGGATCACGAGCAACTCGTCTCGAAGTTCAGCCAGACGGTCGGCGTCGAGAAGGCCGAAGCCGTCGTCGCGGCGAGCGCTGAGACCATCGGTCTCGAGCGGAAAGAGTACTACACGCCACACGAACTCGAGGACCTCTGTTCCGTGATTGCGGACCGCTACGAGGGTTACATCGCCATCGTCGCCCAGGAGATCCGCGTCCATCAGCAGGCCCAGCAGCGATTCGAGGCGTTGCTCGAGCGGATCTCCGATCCGGTCGTCGTCGTCGAGTTCGAAGGCGACGAGCCGATCGTCACGTGGCTCAATCCGGCGTTTCAGGAGACGTTCGGCTACGGATCGAGAGCTATCGGAACGGCGCTGTCCGAACTCATCGTTCCCGGTGACGGCCCCACGAGCGGGATCGATCACTGGCTGCGGTCGTCCGAAAACGGTCAGGAACTCCGGCGAAAAACGGCGGACGGTGACGTTCGAACGTTCATCTTCCGACCCGTGACCGTCACCAGGGAGGGCGGCCGCGTCGAGGGGTACGGCATCTACGTCGATATCACGGACCGCAAACGCCGAGAACGCATGCTCGAGAATCAGACCGAGCAACTCGAGCAGTTCGCGAGCGTCGTCAGTCACGACCTCCGAAACCCGCTGAACGTCGCCCAGGGACATCTCATTCTCGCGCGAGAACACGCCGAATCGTCGCGCGTTCGCGACTCCTTGGACAGCATCGAAGAGTCACACGACCGCATGAGTTCGCTCATAGACACCCTCCTGACGCTCGCCCGCGACGGCCAGCGCGTCGAGGACCCGCGTCCGGTTTGGCTCTCGCAGGCCGTGACCGCCGCCTGGTCCCACGTCGACACCCGCGACGCGACGCTCCGGACCGAGGCGCTCGAGGAAGTCGCGGTCGCGGCCGACGAAAGTCGTCTCATCCAACTGCTCGAGAATCTCGTTCGAAATTCCGTCGAACACGGGTCATCGTCACCCACAGTCCGGATCGGGCTCCTGCGGGAGAATACCGACCCGGTCGGCTTCTACGTCGAAGACGATGGTCCCGGTATTCCGGACGAGGCTCGAGAGCGAATCTTCACGCACGGCTTTTCGACCCAGGAGGACGGGACCGGGTTCGGGCTGACCATCGTCCAGACTATCGCGGACGCACACGACTGGACCGTCACGCTCGCGGACACCGACGGCGGTGCCAGGTTCGAGGTGACCGCCGTCGAATTTCGATCCTGA
- a CDS encoding Rid family detoxifying hydrolase, which translates to MKRIIETDDAPAAVGAYSQAVGNDSLLFTAGQIPMTADGEVLADESIEAQTEQALYNLDAVLDEADATSADILTVTVFLDDIDDFDAMNETYAAYFDDEPPARSAVEVAALPKGVGIEIEAVASLE; encoded by the coding sequence ATGAAACGAATCATCGAGACCGACGACGCACCGGCTGCGGTCGGTGCCTACAGCCAGGCGGTAGGAAACGACTCGCTGCTGTTTACGGCCGGACAGATACCGATGACGGCCGACGGCGAGGTACTCGCCGACGAATCCATCGAGGCACAGACGGAGCAGGCCCTCTACAACCTCGACGCCGTCCTCGACGAGGCGGACGCGACGTCCGCGGATATCCTCACGGTGACCGTCTTCCTCGATGACATCGACGATTTCGACGCGATGAACGAGACCTACGCCGCGTACTTCGACGACGAACCGCCGGCTCGCAGCGCCGTCGAGGTCGCCGCCCTCCCGAAGGGCGTCGGGATCGAGATCGAAGCCGTCGCGAGCCTCGAGTGA
- a CDS encoding GMC family oxidoreductase: MSGGRPPADSAGGATDDDADRSPVDDADVCVIGAGPAGGIVADRLADAGRKVAILEAGPRFDSADRLARQERAIRPFYGPQDVWDGGGERDAFSTTGEWSYPLDLARVKGVGGSTLHWQGMVMRLHEDDFDSRSVRGVGTDWPIDYDDLRPYYAAAERELGIAGAQDNPFAPPREKPHPMPAFPPSYSDGLFAEACDELEIAMHSVPNARNSESYDGRGACVGYGTCRPVCPSGAKYDATVHVERAEATGATVIDRAPVQRLEHDADSVTAAVYATPDDERRRQEADAFVIACGGVETPRLLLLSESSRYPDGLANSSGLVGKYFMDHLFAGVNGVIDEPTRQNHVGFLTSESHQFYDDADDQYAPFKLEFFNFAGPSPVGMALSGDDWGDDLLERLRRDYGTHIGIGALVEQLPREDSSVGLDPDRTDDRGNPVPHIDWSVDDRALRTIERVNEIQREILAELGAEITGRIGPENTIPTFHHMGTTRMGTDPTESVVDPTLRTHDLENCWIASSSVFPTGGAMNPTLTIAALALKAADHVAEAL; the protein is encoded by the coding sequence GTGAGCGGCGGCCGCCCACCCGCGGATTCGGCGGGGGGTGCCACCGACGACGATGCGGATCGCTCGCCGGTCGACGACGCCGACGTCTGCGTGATCGGTGCCGGTCCCGCGGGTGGCATCGTCGCGGATCGACTCGCCGACGCCGGCCGCAAAGTCGCGATCCTGGAAGCCGGGCCGCGGTTCGATTCGGCGGACAGGCTCGCCAGACAGGAGCGGGCGATCCGCCCGTTCTACGGCCCACAGGACGTCTGGGACGGCGGAGGCGAGCGCGACGCGTTCTCGACGACGGGCGAGTGGTCCTACCCGCTCGATCTGGCCCGCGTCAAGGGCGTGGGCGGGTCGACGCTCCACTGGCAGGGCATGGTGATGCGACTCCACGAGGACGATTTCGACTCCCGAAGCGTGCGCGGAGTGGGCACCGATTGGCCGATCGACTACGACGATCTGCGCCCCTACTACGCCGCCGCGGAGCGAGAACTGGGGATCGCCGGCGCCCAGGACAACCCGTTCGCGCCGCCACGCGAGAAGCCGCATCCGATGCCCGCGTTTCCACCGTCCTACAGCGACGGCCTGTTCGCCGAGGCCTGCGACGAACTCGAGATCGCGATGCACTCCGTTCCGAACGCGCGCAACTCCGAATCCTACGACGGACGGGGTGCCTGCGTCGGGTACGGAACCTGTCGGCCGGTCTGTCCCTCCGGCGCGAAGTACGACGCGACCGTCCACGTCGAGCGCGCCGAGGCAACGGGCGCGACGGTGATCGACCGCGCGCCGGTCCAGCGCCTCGAGCACGACGCCGACTCGGTCACGGCGGCCGTCTACGCGACCCCCGACGACGAACGGCGTCGACAGGAGGCCGACGCCTTCGTCATCGCCTGTGGCGGCGTCGAGACGCCCCGTCTGCTCTTGCTCTCCGAGTCGAGTCGCTATCCCGACGGCCTCGCGAACTCGAGCGGACTCGTCGGGAAGTACTTCATGGATCACCTCTTTGCCGGCGTGAACGGCGTCATAGACGAGCCAACCCGGCAGAATCACGTCGGCTTTCTCACCAGCGAATCCCACCAGTTCTACGACGACGCCGACGACCAGTACGCGCCGTTCAAACTCGAGTTCTTCAACTTCGCCGGTCCCTCGCCCGTCGGGATGGCGCTTTCCGGCGACGACTGGGGCGACGACCTGCTCGAGCGGCTTCGACGCGACTACGGAACCCATATCGGGATCGGCGCGCTGGTCGAACAACTCCCCCGTGAGGACAGCTCCGTCGGCCTCGATCCGGACCGCACCGACGATCGGGGCAATCCCGTCCCGCACATCGACTGGTCCGTGGACGATCGCGCGCTCCGGACGATCGAACGGGTAAACGAAATCCAGCGGGAGATCCTCGCGGAACTCGGCGCGGAGATCACCGGTCGGATCGGCCCCGAAAACACGATCCCCACGTTCCACCACATGGGGACGACCCGAATGGGAACCGATCCGACAGAAAGCGTCGTCGATCCCACCCTCCGAACCCACGACCTCGAGAACTGCTGGATTGCCTCGAGCAGCGTCTTTCCGACTGGCGGGGCGATGAACCCGACGCTGACGATCGCGGCGCTTGCGTTGAAAGCCGCCGATCACGTCGCTGAGGCGCTGTAA
- the ilvA gene encoding threonine ammonia-lyase, whose product MLELTDILEARERVRETSRRTPLERSHTYSAMTGADIRLKLENFQRTGAFKIRGATNRIATLSEEQKAAGVVTASAGNHAQGVALAATRAGVDSKIVMPEYAPISKVKATVSYGADIVLAGRDYDAAAERAHEIEREEGRTYVHAFDDEYVMAGQGTIGLEIVDDCPDVETVVVPIGGGGLISGIATAIKEQRPDARVIGVQAEGASSAADSLEAGERVSIEEVDTIADGIATRSIGEQTFPYIREYVDEVVTVSDPEIAVALVYLLERSKTLVEGAGAVPLAAVLFEKFEYEEDEVIVPALCGGNIDLNTLTNVVIRGLVETGRYLKIRTVLKDRPGALEDLLEIFTAHRANIYAIHHDRTSREVEMSDTEVEIELEMRGPDHVDSFLSDLREAGYTVDVLA is encoded by the coding sequence ATGCTCGAACTCACAGATATTCTGGAGGCCCGCGAGCGGGTGCGAGAAACCTCTCGACGGACGCCGCTCGAGCGCTCACACACGTACTCGGCGATGACTGGAGCCGATATCCGACTGAAACTGGAGAACTTCCAGCGCACGGGGGCGTTCAAGATCCGCGGCGCGACGAACCGGATCGCGACGCTGTCCGAGGAGCAGAAGGCCGCGGGCGTCGTGACCGCGAGCGCGGGCAACCACGCCCAGGGCGTCGCGCTCGCGGCCACGCGAGCGGGCGTCGACTCGAAGATCGTCATGCCCGAATACGCGCCGATCTCGAAGGTCAAGGCGACCGTGAGCTACGGCGCCGACATCGTCCTCGCGGGTCGTGATTACGACGCGGCCGCCGAGCGCGCACACGAAATCGAACGCGAGGAAGGACGGACGTACGTCCACGCCTTCGACGACGAGTACGTGATGGCCGGTCAGGGAACGATCGGCCTCGAGATCGTCGACGATTGCCCCGATGTCGAGACGGTCGTCGTCCCCATCGGCGGCGGCGGACTCATCAGCGGAATCGCGACCGCCATCAAGGAGCAGCGACCGGACGCGCGAGTGATCGGCGTCCAGGCCGAGGGTGCCTCGAGCGCTGCCGACTCGCTCGAGGCCGGTGAACGCGTCTCGATCGAGGAGGTCGATACGATCGCGGACGGGATCGCGACCCGCAGTATCGGCGAGCAGACGTTCCCGTACATCCGGGAGTACGTGGACGAAGTGGTCACCGTCTCGGACCCCGAAATCGCGGTCGCGCTAGTCTACCTGCTCGAGCGTTCGAAGACGCTCGTCGAGGGCGCGGGTGCGGTTCCCCTCGCAGCGGTCCTCTTCGAGAAATTCGAGTACGAGGAGGACGAGGTCATCGTTCCTGCGCTTTGCGGTGGAAACATCGACCTCAACACGCTGACCAACGTCGTCATCCGCGGACTGGTGGAAACCGGTCGCTATCTGAAGATCAGAACCGTTCTGAAAGACCGGCCGGGCGCGCTCGAAGACTTGCTCGAGATCTTCACCGCCCACCGGGCGAACATCTACGCGATCCACCACGACCGAACGTCTCGCGAGGTCGAAATGAGCGACACGGAAGTCGAAATCGAACTCGAGATGCGCGGTCCCGACCACGTCGATTCCTTCCTTTCGGACCTTCGTGAGGCGGGGTACACGGTCGACGTCCTCGCCTGA
- a CDS encoding FIST signal transduction protein: MQTVVATGHATGSDSVRAGRSAASSALADLPSDRVDFCHLFCSPEYEYEGVIDGVRATIGPEAELLGCSAAGEFTGTDVATESVVAALVTSDSLRFFTGLGTGLRTSVPNTVREAVADLPTTVSGYPYLSAISLHDGLSGVGEQLALVAQQKLGPRVSVVGGAASDRYEQDSTHVFRNDTVAEDAIGIALVASTERLPIAVGHGHEPISEPVTVTAADGCVVSELDGRPAYEVWESAVRERVRAEFGVEIDSVPPTGTEMLRIMGAFEFGVDQGGSYKIRWPRVEADDGTLRFAVEIPEGTVLRVMYGSPDSQIESARDTIREAMGETDAAIAGAFVYDCACREIILEDRFPEAVTAMREELGAPLCGYETYGEMCLQMGQLSGFHNTSSVVMLLPK, translated from the coding sequence ATGCAAACGGTCGTCGCTACGGGTCACGCGACCGGGAGTGACAGCGTTCGAGCCGGCCGGAGCGCTGCCTCCAGCGCGCTCGCCGACCTACCGTCCGATCGAGTCGACTTCTGTCACCTGTTCTGTTCGCCGGAGTACGAGTACGAGGGAGTCATCGATGGTGTCCGCGCTACGATCGGCCCCGAAGCTGAGTTGCTCGGCTGTTCTGCGGCCGGGGAGTTCACGGGGACGGACGTCGCCACCGAGAGCGTCGTCGCTGCGCTCGTTACCAGCGACTCGCTTCGCTTCTTTACGGGTCTCGGAACGGGACTCCGGACGAGCGTTCCGAACACCGTTCGCGAAGCGGTCGCCGATCTTCCGACGACCGTCAGCGGCTATCCGTATCTCTCCGCGATTAGCCTCCACGACGGGCTCAGCGGGGTCGGCGAACAGCTCGCACTGGTCGCCCAGCAGAAACTCGGCCCCAGGGTGAGCGTCGTCGGCGGCGCGGCCTCCGACCGGTACGAGCAGGATTCGACACACGTCTTCAGAAACGACACGGTCGCCGAGGACGCCATCGGAATCGCCCTCGTCGCCTCGACGGAGCGGCTCCCGATCGCGGTCGGCCACGGCCACGAGCCGATTTCTGAGCCGGTCACGGTGACGGCGGCCGACGGGTGCGTCGTCTCCGAACTCGACGGTCGGCCGGCCTACGAGGTCTGGGAGTCGGCAGTCAGAGAGCGCGTCAGGGCGGAATTCGGCGTCGAGATCGACAGCGTCCCACCGACCGGAACGGAAATGCTCAGAATTATGGGAGCCTTCGAGTTCGGCGTCGATCAGGGCGGATCGTACAAGATCAGATGGCCGAGAGTCGAGGCCGACGACGGGACGCTTCGCTTCGCCGTCGAAATCCCGGAGGGGACGGTGCTTCGAGTGATGTACGGGAGTCCCGACTCGCAGATCGAGTCGGCACGCGACACCATCCGCGAAGCGATGGGCGAGACCGACGCCGCGATCGCCGGGGCGTTCGTCTACGATTGCGCGTGTCGAGAGATCATCCTCGAGGATCGGTTCCCGGAAGCGGTCACCGCGATGCGCGAGGAACTCGGAGCGCCCCTCTGTGGGTACGAGACCTACGGAGAGATGTGTCTGCAGATGGGACAACTCAGCGGCTTTCACAACACCTCGAGCGTCGTCATGCTCCTCCCGAAATGA
- the uvsE gene encoding UV DNA damage repair endonuclease UvsE, with amino-acid sequence MLGYACMNLTLREHDPPLRCNRGMQRKTWESRGVAYASELAVQNFADLSEILRWNVDHDISFYRCTSELVPWNSQFELTDLPDYEEIARIAADCGQLIRDNDVRFTFHPSHWCKLASESAETVENSIRDLEVHGSWLDLIGLPRTPYYSINVHIGAHYDDKAATAAHFREAVNSLSPAARKRLTVENDDKEGLWSVPELVEAVAEPLEVPVVFDYHHHQFTSGGLTYREAFELAAQTWGDVRPVAHYSEPARLYGQDVRPQAHAEYVSSVPDWLLDGADVMLEAKSKERALLRYRDGTGPVVGPT; translated from the coding sequence ATGTTGGGTTACGCCTGTATGAATCTCACGTTGAGAGAACACGACCCGCCGCTACGATGCAATCGCGGGATGCAACGGAAGACCTGGGAGTCACGGGGCGTAGCCTACGCATCCGAACTCGCTGTTCAGAACTTCGCCGACCTGTCTGAGATTTTGCGCTGGAACGTAGACCACGACATCTCCTTCTATCGCTGTACGTCGGAGTTGGTGCCGTGGAACTCCCAGTTCGAACTGACCGACCTCCCCGACTACGAGGAGATAGCCCGAATCGCCGCCGACTGTGGCCAGCTTATTCGAGACAACGACGTGCGATTTACGTTTCACCCGAGCCACTGGTGCAAACTCGCCAGTGAGTCGGCGGAGACCGTCGAGAACTCGATTCGAGACCTCGAAGTCCACGGCTCGTGGCTCGACTTGATCGGCCTCCCCCGAACGCCGTACTACAGCATCAACGTTCACATCGGAGCCCACTACGACGACAAGGCGGCAACGGCCGCTCACTTCCGGGAAGCCGTAAACAGCCTCTCGCCCGCCGCCCGCAAGCGCCTCACCGTCGAAAACGACGACAAGGAGGGGCTCTGGAGCGTCCCCGAACTGGTCGAGGCGGTCGCAGAACCACTCGAGGTGCCCGTCGTCTTCGATTACCATCACCACCAGTTCACGAGTGGGGGACTCACGTACAGAGAGGCCTTCGAACTGGCTGCGCAAACGTGGGGCGACGTGCGACCGGTCGCGCACTACTCCGAGCCGGCACGGCTATACGGGCAGGACGTGCGTCCACAGGCGCACGCCGAGTACGTCTCGTCGGTTCCCGACTGGCTTCTCGACGGCGCGGACGTGATGCTCGAAGCCAAATCGAAGGAACGAGCGTTGCTTCGCTACCGAGACGGAACGGGGCCGGTCGTCGGTCCGACGTAG
- the citZ gene encoding citrate synthase, whose product MSDDLKKGLEGVLVAESELSSIDGDAGRLIYRGHTIEDLARGASYEEVLYLLWNGHLPSNDELEPFSDALMNEREVDDDVLETMEKLAASDEQPMAALRTAVSMFSAYEPEDDADPEDLEATLRKGRRITAKIPTALAAFERYRLGEDPIAPHPDLGLAANFLYMLSGEEPDDIAAETFDQALILHADHGLNASTFTSMVIGSTMADIYSAVTGGISALSGPLHGGANQDVMEVLIEIDESDLDHREWVEQATEEGRRIPGFGHRVYNVKDPRAKILQERSEELAENGESKWYDYTTTIEQYLSEEKGLTEKGIAPNVDFYSGSVYYQLGIPIDMYTPIFAMSRVGGWIAHVLEYQQDNRLIRPRARYTGPQDQEFVPLGDR is encoded by the coding sequence ATGTCTGACGACCTCAAGAAAGGGCTCGAGGGTGTGTTGGTTGCCGAATCGGAACTCAGTTCGATCGACGGTGACGCCGGCCGCCTGATCTATCGCGGCCACACGATCGAGGACCTCGCCCGCGGCGCGAGCTACGAAGAAGTCCTCTACTTGCTCTGGAACGGTCATCTCCCATCCAACGACGAACTCGAGCCGTTTTCGGACGCGCTCATGAACGAACGCGAGGTCGACGACGACGTCCTGGAGACGATGGAGAAACTCGCGGCCAGCGACGAACAGCCGATGGCCGCCCTGCGGACTGCGGTGTCGATGTTTTCGGCCTACGAGCCCGAAGACGACGCCGATCCCGAGGACCTCGAGGCGACGCTTCGGAAGGGTCGTCGGATCACGGCCAAGATTCCGACGGCGCTGGCCGCGTTCGAGCGCTACCGCCTCGGCGAAGACCCGATCGCTCCCCACCCCGACCTGGGACTCGCGGCGAATTTCCTCTACATGCTGTCCGGCGAGGAGCCGGACGATATCGCAGCCGAGACGTTCGATCAGGCGTTGATCCTCCACGCGGACCACGGTCTGAACGCTTCGACGTTTACCTCGATGGTTATCGGCTCGACGATGGCGGACATCTACAGCGCGGTCACAGGCGGCATCAGTGCCCTTTCCGGTCCGCTCCACGGCGGCGCGAATCAGGACGTCATGGAAGTCCTGATCGAGATCGACGAAAGCGATCTCGACCACCGCGAGTGGGTCGAGCAAGCCACCGAGGAGGGACGGCGCATCCCCGGCTTCGGTCACCGCGTCTACAACGTCAAAGACCCGCGCGCGAAGATCCTCCAGGAACGCAGCGAGGAACTCGCCGAAAACGGCGAGAGCAAGTGGTACGATTACACGACCACCATCGAACAGTACCTCTCCGAGGAGAAAGGGCTCACCGAGAAGGGTATCGCGCCGAACGTCGACTTCTATTCGGGATCGGTGTACTACCAGCTCGGCATCCCGATCGACATGTACACCCCGATCTTCGCGATGAGCCGCGTCGGCGGCTGGATCGCACACGTCCTCGAATACCAGCAGGACAACCGTCTCATCCGCCCGCGCGCCCGATACACCGGCCCGCAGGATCAGGAATTCGTTCCGCTCGGTGACCGGTAA
- a CDS encoding SOS response-associated peptidase, which translates to MCGRYTLVVEQDDLEARFDARFRDGGPESDSDSRSARASDSGSASAFVPRYNAAPGQELPVITGEDPETIRRLEWGLVPSWADDDAGGLINARAESVDEKPSFRETYARRRCLVPADGFYEWVDTENGTQPYRVTFEDDRVFAMAGLWERWEPDTTQTGLDAFGGGAEPESETGPLETFTILTTEPNEIVSDFHHRMAVILDPDAEERWLSADDPGELLEPYPAEGMRADPVSTAVNDPSNDVPSLLEPV; encoded by the coding sequence ATGTGCGGCCGATACACGCTCGTCGTCGAGCAGGACGATCTCGAGGCGCGATTCGACGCCCGGTTTCGGGATGGTGGCCCCGAATCGGATTCGGATTCTCGATCGGCTCGGGCCTCCGATTCCGGGTCCGCGTCGGCGTTCGTCCCGCGATACAACGCGGCTCCCGGCCAGGAGTTGCCGGTGATCACCGGCGAGGACCCGGAGACGATCCGACGCCTCGAGTGGGGGCTGGTGCCGTCGTGGGCCGACGACGACGCCGGCGGATTGATCAACGCTCGAGCGGAATCAGTCGACGAGAAACCGAGTTTCCGCGAGACCTACGCCCGGCGCAGGTGCCTGGTGCCCGCCGACGGCTTCTACGAATGGGTCGACACCGAGAACGGAACCCAACCCTATCGCGTCACCTTCGAGGACGACCGCGTCTTCGCGATGGCGGGCCTCTGGGAGCGCTGGGAACCGGACACGACCCAGACGGGACTCGACGCCTTTGGCGGCGGCGCGGAACCCGAATCCGAGACGGGACCGCTCGAGACGTTTACGATACTCACGACGGAGCCGAACGAAATCGTCTCGGACTTCCACCACCGGATGGCGGTGATCCTCGATCCCGACGCCGAGGAGCGGTGGTTATCGGCCGACGATCCAGGTGAACTGCTCGAGCCGTACCCGGCCGAAGGGATGCGTGCCGATCCGGTTTCGACGGCCGTAAACGATCCATCGAACGACGTCCCCTCGCTTCTCGAACCGGTGTGA
- a CDS encoding gluconate 2-dehydrogenase subunit 3 family protein — protein MELTRRDAIAALATLGVGGSLSGCVAPPGADSAVDVERILEGQIAAAAVVYPDDVSGTATFVETFLEARFGDRTHAMGMEAAVGHLDDNAEVWYGDGFAALSVADREQVLRNVGVDTADENPEGTPSERVRYYVVNELLLALYASPTGGELVGLENPRGYPGGLETYQRGPDA, from the coding sequence ATGGAGCTGACCAGACGAGACGCGATCGCCGCACTGGCAACACTCGGTGTCGGCGGGTCGTTGTCCGGCTGTGTTGCCCCGCCCGGCGCCGATTCGGCGGTCGACGTGGAGCGGATTCTCGAGGGACAGATCGCGGCCGCCGCGGTCGTCTACCCGGACGACGTCTCGGGGACGGCGACGTTCGTCGAAACGTTTCTCGAGGCCCGATTCGGGGATCGAACGCACGCGATGGGGATGGAGGCGGCGGTCGGACACCTGGACGACAACGCCGAGGTGTGGTACGGGGACGGGTTCGCTGCGCTGTCGGTCGCCGACCGCGAGCAGGTGCTGCGGAACGTGGGCGTGGACACCGCGGACGAAAATCCCGAGGGGACGCCGTCCGAGCGAGTTCGGTACTACGTCGTCAACGAACTCCTGCTCGCGCTCTACGCCTCGCCGACGGGCGGCGAACTGGTCGGCCTCGAGAACCCCCGGGGCTACCCGGGCGGCCTCGAGACCTACCAGCGGGGGCCGGACGCGTGA